ACCATGCCTCCTTTAGGATGGTCTTCTGTATCCCCGTCAGTATCGTGTCCGCTACGTCCTTTGTTAGGATCCCGGTGTGGCCGCATGTAACTGCGATGCACAGGGACTCCTTGGTTGCTTGAGCGTAGCTTACCCGAGGAGTGGCCCGCTTGGACGGGTCCAGGCACTGTCGTTTGCGCTTCCCACGGGGCGAAAGTGTCTCGTTCAGAGCGCGTTTGGCAGCTGTCTGTACCTCACCTGCAGGGCTTATTGTTTCGTCCCCTTCCTTCACCGGCCTGCCGGCCCCCGCGCCCGGCGGACGACCACTCGGTCCAGGTCGGCTTTCGCCTGCCTGGGCCTGTGTACGCCCACCGGCACAGAAGCATGGCTGGCCGGAGGTTGGGGCAGCGGGTAGAGCTGGTGTGTCGGGCGCGGCGTTCGCGTTCATGCGCGCTCGCCTGCGCTGGCGTGGGTTGATCTTCCTCTTCTTGGAGCTCACACCATGTTGGTTTTGGTTAGGGCGTTGGGGTTGTGGAGTTTGTTTCCCCTTGCCCTTGCGTTTTTGCACCTGCCATGCGGAGGAGAAGTAGTCCTCAGTCCGGGTTACCGTATCCGCGTTGACGGAGGCAGATGGCCCGGAGGTGCCGGCATGTGGAGCAATTTGCTCGGTGTGCTGTGTTATGTGAGGACCGCCGAGGGGGTGAGCCGCCGACGGAACCGTCACGGGGGTGCTTGGGTCGGTACTGGTTTTACCCGTACCTATAACCCTCGCCCTGTTTGTGGAGTCGGTACCAGCTTTACCTGGTCCCTTCCTCCTGCTTTGACGTTTGGTCTTCGGCACGGTTCTCGCCATGCCTGGACCTTTGTCGCATTTGCCCACGGGGGCAGAATGCGCGGTGTTCGCGCAGGTCGTAGGAGTGTCGTCGGCTTTCGCTGACTCCACCCTTACGccggtaaaatttattttagtgttatccatatttttgattattttagtttcttcTACCGAGCTCCCACCCTCCATGGAGCCCGCAACTGGGAGCGCCCTACTGAAGGTAGGCACGCTAGGACTACCCGGTAGATATAGGAACGCGAGGCTGGCTTACAGTTCGACATCGGGCACTCGATCAGGCTGGAGTCTGGAGCAGAAAGTCCCGACTTCCAACCTTCACTTGCACCGTCAGCATGACCTTCACCACCGCTACGGCCGCCCAAGGACGGCTTTCGCGGACCCCACGTCCCTCGCCTGTGGCCCTCTGACGGGACACGATTGGCCATTTCCCTAACCCATGGCTCTAAGGTAGGGCAACCGTTTCGCGTGAAATCCAGACCAAAGGGGGCGTGTTGCCGCACGGACGCATTACCGCCAGCGCCGCTTGGCTCAACCCCCCAGGATTCCTTCATCCCCACTTACGGCGCTCGACTGCGCAGGTCCTAGCGCAGGTGACTGTTTACTCCTACCCGCCATCATCAGAGAATAAGTGATGGACGGGCCCGCAACCACTTAGTCACAAGGATCACGGTAAGGAGTGGAGTTGGATTGTGGAGGGGTTGGGGGAAAAACTGGGAAAGGGTTAGGAGTTTGACTGGGGTTGGAAGTGACTGTATGTGCGAGGGATGGGTATGTGCGCTGTGCACACGACAGGACTTTGAAGGGGTGGGATGGGGGAGAAGCAGCTCTTAGCATAGGCAGGAGGGCGAGACCGAAGTCTTCCCTGCGACCTAAGGTCCCGGGTGACGCCGGTGTTACAGGCTCGAACTGTACCACGCACTTGGAGGCGGCTGGGGAGAACGTCAACCCCtcaaagccgggtaatcaaataaaaacagatcgaaaacacttgaaaaacgtggtctatgcgcacgaaacgacaacggacgactgttttagcgtcacaaaatggcggcccataacgccatttggggttaccatttttaatctaagtataaaaatgcggtttggtcatagttttatttttatatttcataaacgttataattaagtcttatagtccattattttccaattcttaaaaagaaaatcaaaacgtattattttatattataactgtataagaacagattacgatacttgcctgttatttttagcacagcactacaaaatataaaccgctgacataaccttgtaatagcgcagtatagatttagaaaaatattgtttaccaagttatttgacactcagtttggcacaaaattataacattcattgattattgatataataatgttgttttaatgctcctcaattgttaaaacggtaaacaaccagcaaaaatatttttatcgtaactgcaacgccattgcaaagttacgtcgtcagttcaatcgcgatgtgtcaggaacgcattctctgaatggccgaactataattaatcTTAATTTTGTTAGGAAGGAATACGAGTACTTTTtccttactttttattttataaaactttgatTTGGAGACATTTATGAGTTAGACAATCAGCCTGGTGATTAAATGTAAGGGTAAGTAAATCGTCATTACAAAGCGTCATCTTTCGTACGTCGTAGGCGTAAATATCAATCGGATGGCAAATGGCAAACCTCCTCCTTCTTGCAAGTCGGTTAAGAATAATAAAGCTAAATAGTTGCAGTATTAATTACAAGATATATATGGCAACAAGATATGAATGTTTGAGtaaaaccaattttattttcaaatgaacAACAAATCCTCAGGTTTGCCAAGTATTAATAACAGAGGCACTATAAACGCTGTCTGAAATATAAAACTGAAGTCTATTTTTTcagaagaaatataaaaatacgagtataaaactatattaaaGCTTTCATAAAACAGTGTTTTATTTCTTCGGAACAAGTATTCAGTTTCGCAGATATTAAGATATTCGTCACCGACCTAGATTCTTTGATCTCGACTGCTAAATTCCTGAATTTGAGACTGTTTATATCTTATATTTGTGTAGGTAGTACTGACTGTTTCTTGCAGTTAAACCAATTCATTAGCATTGCAAGATATTCTCCAGCTTTCTATATAGTTTTATATCATTTTCTACTTTTAGTTCACCCATTAAAGATGACATAAATACGATACATTGTTTTAGAAGGTCAAAAATAACTGCTTTAGCAATTCTTGGCCAATTTCATGTACCTCAACAATTAACCAAAAGGTCATCTAAAGCACCTAAATCCAGtccataattaattttaaaaaacatgttaataaactcattccattattttataataatatcgcTAAAACGTGACCCCGAATACGGTTAGTTTACCTTCATAACGTACGCCGGTTTTCTACGAATTTGACGTATTTCTGCTCAAATTACAACCCTTTGCGTCCCTTAGtaccacactgcaaactttttgtcaGCGGATAGTTTCTTCGAGCTCATACGCCAGTACGAAGATGAATATTATAACACATATTAAAAAGATCAAGTATTAGGTCGCTATGAGACCGACTGAAACTTAGATTGTTTTTACGATTTAcctaaaagaatattttttcctaccatcgggtcaactgtcggtcgactgtttagtttgcagtctGCGCAGTGCCCTTGTCAGGGTGAATTTCGGTGGCAATATTACTTCGACTCGAAAGGTTTGTCGTATCGTACAACATTCGACAATGATTCTTTGTAACGCAAAGGGTTTCCTGAACATTGTGGTGTAGATAAATGTGGTTATTTTTCAGTTTGTTGGAGCGGTTTGTAAGAATTGTTAGACTGTTATTTAGCTGTACAAATATAGTATAGGtatagttttgtaaatatttttattgtgaatgatggttattatattttgtaaaaagtttttgcaATTGTCATTGTCATATCATGGCTTGAATAAACGGCCTTAAAGGaggtataataaaaaagaaaagttcaATTTAAGCAGTGATTATATCGTACAGATTCAtattaaacagaaaataaagCTTTTCGACTCATTACAAAATGAAATGTAGTTAGATTTTTTCCTAAACAGAACGCCCACACATATAGCTGGTTTAGAATATACTTTAGAACCTACTTGCCTACTTCATTCTATATGACCAGTTCCACCTAGTACGTCAAGTTTGCTCAAGCCATCACAATGGGCAATAATCAAGAGCGGGAAATTGCCTGCTGTGGTCGCAGCCCAACAATCTCGGCCAATCAAACTAACTACATATTAGTTATAGTGCGATTTGGTCACGCGGTTTTGCTGCAAATCAGGAAATCAACTAATGGGAACTCATGTTATGTGGTAGAACTACATTACCTGTTCTAGAAGGATATTGTATACTGATTTATATTTCGGAATAAGTGAAAGAAAGGCTTGATAAGGGTTTTTTTGACTGTGTACTGCTATGCTTACCCATGCATGTATCTTCAGTGCTGTATTGTACTCTATGTCTACAATCTGTACTCTGTATATGAAAAGTAATCCCGCATTTGTTCCTACAAGTTCAATATGCGATTTTTCGCGACaggactatttttttatttctgggAATGTTTGAGCATTAAAATGTTGTATGTAATAGTTCAAATAATAATTCCATTACAACCAGATTGAAATCGCTTTGAAATTGAAATCTATTTAATCCCTTTGATATTTGTTGACATTTGTTTTCAAATATCTGAAAACAGTTACACTAATAAATCCATTCagctaaatattttaataccatTTTACATACCATTTTCATTGGATTCCATGAAGCCCGTTACATAACCCGTTTTAGTTTAATCTAAATACCTCTTTTGTTATAGCCGTGTAAAAGACATATACGACATAACATATtggaattatattattttttgtgaagttttttgtgttgttttatttttaagtaataaataagtgtaaatattttatattcgtaagtacctatatttttatatgaacagCATAAACGGCTGTAGTGATGCGGAAGACAGTCAACCTACCACATCGTTGGATACCTCAGTGAGATGTCCCCACTGTTCACAGGCACGTTTTTTTAAAGGTGAACGAGGCTTGAGGGTGCACTATGGCAAAGTACATAAAGCCCGCGGTGTACCCTCAGCCTCTCAAACTGTACCTACCACACCGACAGCTACAACACTTACCCCACTTTGGCAACAACTTtccaaattaaaacattcagtgCCCATTCTGAAGAGAGTTCCTCGTGGCGCAAGACTGTCGGTTGCAAAAAGTTTAGCACGATGCATATCCCTTGCTGCCCGAGAGAACTCTGAACGTGCCTGGGAACAGTTATTAACCTTCCCTTATAGGGTTCTACATGTTCAAAAAAGTTTGGCatctaaaaaaactttaacagcccaaattaaagaaaactgtaTGAGTACTATTTCTTCTTTTGACCCTAAATTACCGGCACGTCTACCCCACAAAGGGCTTCTACATCATGTGGAATCCAAATTAGGGGAAGGTGACATAAGTGGGGCTGCTAGAGTACTTTTTAGCAGCGATGTGGTCGCGCCATACTCTCCAGAGACTTTTACAGCcctggagagtaaacacccggCCGCAGCAAATGACCTCTCCTTCCCCGACCCCAATGATACAGATCCATTGTACATTACAGCTATCCAATTGCGCTCGGCTGTCAACTTCTTCAGGAGCGGCTCCGCCGGGGGCCTCGATGGCTTGACGCCGCAACATTTAAAAGACTTAACGAGTGCAAGCGCCGGGGAGGCTGGTGAGTCGCTTTTGAGGGAGCTGACAGCTCTTATAAATTTAATGCTCGCCGGCAATGTGCACGATGCCGTCATCGATGTCTTGTATGGGGCTAACTTATGCGCCCTACGCAAGAAGGATGGCGGCATTCGTCCCATTGCCGTAGGTAGCACCTACCGACGTATCGTAGCcaaaataagctgtgcctattACAGCGAATCTTTGGCCAGCAAGTTCCAGCCCCTACAGTTAGGTTTCGGTTCTAAAGGGGGCTGTGAGGCTGCGGTACACGCATTAACGACTTTCCTCCATAGTAATGAAGGGGAGGTCATTTTAAAGGTTGACGTCATGAATGCCTTCAACTCCGTAAACAGGGACATTCTGTTGACAGAAGCAAAAAAAGAAATTcctaaagtttttaaattcctttggcAATGTTATAGATACCCTtccaaattattatataaagacCATCTTCTCGAATCTGCTGCTGGATGTCAACAGGGTGACCCTCTTGGGCCAGTCATTTTTAGTTTAGCTATAAATCCAATTATTCGTCagctaaattcaaaatttaacgTCTGGTATTTAGATGATGGCACCCTAGGAGGCGATGTAGAGACTGTTCTCAATGATCTTAcactattaaaagaaaaattcaaATCAATCGGTCTCACACTCAACTTTTCGAAATGCGAAATTTTCATTCCTGTCACCAACATTCATAGGCAAAcgattatttcaaaatttcatACCATAGCTCCgcaattaaaaatcattgaGAAAGCCTCTCTTCGCCTACTAGGGTCTCCGATCTATGACGACTCTTTTTCCTCTTTTATAGAGgaaaaaattcaaaacttcaATGACATTTCGGACaggttacttaaaattaatgtacattCGGCATATACCCTTATTCGATATTGTTGTTTCggaccaaaatttacttatatCCTTCGCTCTTCTCATTTGTGGAAACATCCGAACCTATTAGATAAAGTTGACAAAATTATCAGGAACACCCTTTCTCTAATATTAAATGTGgccctggacgaccgagcctggcaacAGGCCTCACTGCCTATTCGCTTGGGAggcctcggcgtccgcaaaatttccagtcttagtttaccggcattcctctCCTCGGTCCACAGCACCGCAAGTCTCACTAGGAAAATTCTATCTTCCTCACTGGTGGACTTTGGGGTGCCGTGTTTGGCCGATGCGTTGAATGCTTGGAAAATGACTTGCCCAAATACGGTTATGCCCAGTGACCCCTCCTCTCAGAGGCAGTGGGATGGGCCGCTCTGCAGCATCACACGGAATGATCTTCTTAATACGTGTAATGGTGCTGCCGAGCGTGCTCGCCTGCTGGCTGTGGGAGTATGGGAATCTGGACTATGGTTGCAGGTTATTCCGTCAACCAGCATAGGCACTATGCTGGATGATAACACCTTCCGGATAGCTACATGCCTTCGATTaggcgctccctgtgttgctccgcatcgctgccattgcggtgaagctgtcgacagcctcgggcaccatggtctgtcgtgctgcagaagtgctggtcgtattgcacggcatgccagcattaacgacattatccgtcgtgctctttccaccgccggcgtACCAGCTGTTttagagcctaatggactggtacgtgacgatggaaagaggccagatggtatgacgttgttgccatggaagatgggtaggcccttggtgtgggacgcaacatgcgtcgacaccctggcgccatcaCATCTTCCTAGCACGGCAGTCTGTGCTGGGGCGGCTGCagcttctgcagagaccaccaagcggcgcaaatataataaccttattggaaattatagttttgagccgtttggggtcgaaacgctcggaccgtggggcccgagttcgcggttactttacaaggacatcgcgaaaaagcttgtcgacgcttcgcgtgaccagagggctggcttattctttggacaaagaattagcattgccattcaacgtggcaatgcagccagtcttctgggcacgtttccggaggacagtgatgcggaggaatacttcgacgcctgatcgatgctcttttatattatgttttatgtttatatacattttgtatatagttttgtataaagataagtagcttaagtttgtatatatgtatagtgtgtacattaataattcaataaaaacatattgGACAAATGATCATTTCATCCACACATTTTGGATACTGCCTTAAAGGAATTTCGCACAACTCCATCTACTAAGATAGGCCTATACATTTATGGCCCAAgtacaccgacaacataaacctCCGTCTTTTCAGAACCGCTGTTCACTATGTTCCACGTTCAAAGTCCAAAGCAAACGGTTGTTCTAAGTTAAACGGGCGTTTATGTAGTGTGTGAAATTGGTCGTAAGTAGCACTTGGCAGCGAGTGTCAACAAGGATAAGTCAAGCGTGAGTCGGGCTGTCGGCGGCATGATGGATGCGAGCCGTCTCCTGCAGCCCCGGCTTGCTGCCGACGTGAAAGGTCGCCGTTTGATCAACCACGAACATCAAGTggcttttttgtattttatttgggaaTACTGCAAAAAGGTAGTACAAAGGGCCTTCGTTGTAAAcgatatattaattttatttaagtatggcTTGGCTATTAATTTAGTGGTACCTATATAATACtgatcattatttaatttcaatttaatgaATAATCTTTACGCCCGGTAAGTTATATTGCAGCTGATCTGACTAGAATATGATAGATGATAGAATGTGTAGATCATCTTATACAACACGTAAAAAAGCTTTTCTGATATTGTTACTGTGTATAACTTGTTCACTGTACTGTACAGACTTTTGGGAAAAGGAGGCTATTCAACTATGACGTCACAGACCACGCGGCCTTAAAAACACTGCAGGAAAGTTATAGCTTTTATCGCTTTTTCGCTGTAACAGGAAAAAAgctagaatgaagaatattggCGTGAAATTCGATTTTTGGGCGTCAATCGAAACTTGCAGCCTTGCATGTTCATAAAAAAGCTGGTTCTTTTGTCAGCCACTTGTGTTCAGAGTTATAGGTTTTCGTGAACGCTGTACGGTAGCTGAAGGTTCCTATATTCTGTTTGATATTGATGACAGTTTAGCTTCTTTGACACTATACTGAAGCAAACTTAGTGGTTGACTtgaacataggtacctacacactGGATAACTTTGCATGTGATCTGATTAACCTGTTGAATGACActcattataaaacaatagaaaatcaacaTACACTATCtccactaaaaataaataaaataaattaacgtaatttttttttaatacgtattcaTGGAACGCGAGAAATACCACGGTCTCAAGCTAGTATCTTACAACAAAAGAAACATATTACTTCGGGGATCATCCTCCCCAGTCCGACAGTTTACCTAAAACCAGACAAACTTTAACTAAACAGTATTCATGTTGGACCACAATTAACAGTAGAGGGACTTCACAGTTATGTCTCGAAGCACTTAAGTCATTAGAGAATAACTGCCGTTAACTTGCAAGTTATACCACTCACTGGGAACAGGGAGTTTAATGTTGAATAtcatttgttgttgttttattgCAGTTTTGATGGATATAGCTAGGTGTGTTGGTAATGGAGTGTAGGCGTGGTGAAATATTGTTGGTGGATACATTGTCAAATAGCGGACTCAGGTAGCTTTGGGCAGCGAAAACCTCCATGTTAATCCCTTGAGCAGCTTCAGCCTCAGTTTCAAGCCTgataaagtattataaataaccCTTCttagcagtcgggtaaaaaatatagaaatatgaaatatatgtattatagaaaatgcaataaaaaaaatggctaCATAGTCAAACCGCTAAACCAGTTTTGTGGGAAAATGTTTAAGTTCAACATCTGTACTctgctgaaataataataaataaccaaGTTCTAGTCCTTTATAAAATCTTGGGTCAAGGCAATAAACTTCTTACTGGATATGCAATATCAATTCTTAGTGACTCCCCTCTTATGAAACACATATCTACCTTCATACGTAACATATGGATTCCTACATTACATTCACATATACATTACACGAGTCTTGAAACCGATGCCATATAGTTGGAGCATCGCTCCACTTCATTACTAGAGGTACATTCGCCGACATATTTGATTACATCAACATACATACGGCTTCTATGGAATTTTGTGTCATGTGTTCGTGACAACAATGTCGAATTACGTACAGTTTGACCTAGGAGATTAGGAAAAATAGTTCTAGACGTGAATCACTTGCTTGTACTCTAAAGAGTTTGGTATCAGGTAGGTCAGCACTTTATAATGTGGTTACAAGTCACGCATATTGCAAACTAAACTACCGGTAGATAGTTGTCCCGATGATTggctgacagtttattttgaatgaatCCTATCAAACCTTTTGGTTAACCTAATCGTTGCAATCACTCATTTCTAACATATACTATCGTTCGGAAAAAAATGCGGTGAAGATTCGTTCGTCACTTCGTTGATAACGTACAAGCCTACTAAAGCATAAGTACCTAAATACCCTAACTAAGTCTCTCCTGTTTTGTCAGCAGAGGTACACACAACCACCTCGAGTTTGCAAGTTGCAGCCAGTCCCGACCCCTGACCCTATTGTGGCAAGTTGCCTTCAGAACGCTTACAGGAACTTTAGATGGCAAGGCTTCGTTAATAAATGTGGAAGCATCTAATACCTATGGCCTAGTTTCTGTTAAGTTTATGTAGTGTTGTTAAATTGATGGAATATCAtgttagaaattatttttcatttatttttaagtaccaGGACAACAGATGATGCAAGAAGTTTCATCTTTTGATAGTCGTGTTGATATTGTAGCCTACGCCGTAGCAACTTGCTACGAGAATTCGTAGTACGTGCTACGATCTAATATTTATCTCAGACTTAACTACCACTATAgtcataatttcatttattacatatgtatgtataactaGTTCTACGCTTTTACGGTAAGTGGcattatattaatttcatcAATAGTACTTAAcatctataataataaaaaaaaaacagtagccCCTCCAGATATCTCCGCTTTGAAATCGCCCCGAGCCTAAAGCGAGAGTTAAATTGCCTTCCAAAGCAACACAGCTACCGACCCATTGATCAAATGACAAAGGATCTCCAATCTCACAGTTAGAACCGAGACATCCTCGAAATACATCGACATTTACACTGGTTGCCATCAGAAGTCGATGAATCAACACTATCGGGTAACTCGAGTCTCGACTAAATTAATCTATCAAGTAATGCCCAGAGTAAATTGAAACTCAATATTGAACCGTATCGATACTTCAATCCTCGAGTATCGATATTATCGAATGGCCTTACATCGGTAAATAGCTTTGTATTTTGTAATAGGAACGGAACTAAAGCCAGATAATGCTATATGAAGGGGTTATGTGAAGCGATGTCCGTTTAGCTCTAAATATAAGCCGCTTTTAGCTTCGTTAGCGACAAA
The nucleotide sequence above comes from Helicoverpa zea isolate HzStark_Cry1AcR chromosome 10, ilHelZeax1.1, whole genome shotgun sequence. Encoded proteins:
- the LOC124634114 gene encoding uncharacterized protein LOC124634114 codes for the protein MANRVPSEGHRRGTWGPRKPSLGGRSGGEGHADGASEGWKSGLSAPDSSLIECPMSNCKPASRSYIYRVVLACLPSVGRSQLRAPWRVGARVESAKADDTPTTCANTAHSAPVGKCDKGPGMARTVPKTKRQSRRKGPGKAGTDSTNRARVIGTGKTSTDPSTPVTVPSAAHPLGGPHITQHTEQIAPHAGTSGPSASVNADTVTRTEDYFSSAWQVQKRKGKGKQTPQPQRPNQNQHGVSSKKRKINPRQRRRARMNANAAPDTPALPAAPTSGQPCFCAGGRTQAQAGESRPGPSGRPPGAGAGRPVKEGDETISPAGEVQTAAKRALNETLSPRGKRKRQCLDPSKRATPRVSYAQATKESLCIAVTCGHTGILTKDVADTILTGIQKTILKEAWSPNNKQPGPAFNGKPVYTEGVLKLWCSNDHTLTWLQKTIADLALSTGHQLIIKSQSEITRRIRCGILIPNEQGAITDSRDIGRILAYQNPQIAVDRWVLQRQEKQQGASFVVVGIPEEQIATLMKSGRRLAFGLGAVYVKFQGHNGKFADTPPGWDPATFTIQKQPGTSTTTSEGAGPTEGPAVPVPATVPSQDDDPEEALLTGSDLEGDEVESGDLLAGLQLGGDEEGAICDGVPFFVDN